The nucleotide window TAGTCACAACCAAAAAGGCGACGTTCTGTTTCGGCACCAGACGCACCCGCGAGTACCAGAACGAGTTGCTCCCGTCGTGCGAGAGGTTCGCGTCCTTGTTAACGCCCCACCCGCCGGCGTACCGGAACCCCTCGGCCGGGGTGTGCAACTTGGCAAACGTCTCGGGCTTCAAGAACGTTCCTTTCCCCTGTGCGCCGCGGAGGTGAGCGGATGCGAACTTGGCCCAGTCCGGTAGCGACAGGTGAACCGTACCGGCCGGACCGATCACGGGAGCGTTGTCGAATTGCGTCGGCTCGAACCCGTCCTTCGCGGGCTTGTGGCCCCACGGCTGCTCCGTTGCACCCTTCTTGCCCGGCGAGCCAAAACCTGCACTCGCGAGCTTCAACGGCTTGAACAGCCGCTCGCGCATCAGCTCTTCCCACGGGGCGTCGGCAACCGCCTCGGCCATCGCGCCCGCGACCACGTACGACGCGTTCGAGTACACGAACTTGGTCCCGGGCTTGTCGGCCGGCGCGTTCTTCAGGATCACCGGCAGCAGCGCGGCCCGCTGATCGCGCACCGGTTTGTCCCGATCGGTCCCCCACCAGAGCACGTTCGGCACCACCCCGCCCTCGTGGGCGAGCAGTTGCGAGACCGTAACGCCCAGGTAGTCGTCGTGAATTTTGCCCTTGAGGTCGGGCAGCACTTCACCGACCGTGGACGACCAGCTCAACTTTTTCTGCTCGATCAGGACCGCGAGCAAAGTCGCAGTCATGGCCTTGGTGTCCGACCCGATGTGAACGCGGTCGGCGGCGGTAACCGAGTCGTCGGCACCGACCTTACGAACCCCGACCGCGGCGACGGCAACGAGCGCCTCGCCTTCCACGAGCCCGGCCCAGAGGGCCGGCACCTTGTGCGCGTCCCGGACCGCCGCGATCTGTCGTGTGAGCGTGGGGTCGGGCTTCGCTTCGTCGGCGCGAAGCCCGGTCGGGAAGGTGCCGAGCAGAAGTGTGAGCGAAACGAGAACAGCGGCGGCAAATGCGGGCCGGCGGCACAGCATGGCGAACCCCGGGCGTTCGGAGGACCTTCCCGGCCACAATACGCCGCAACGGTCCCGGGGCAAGCACCGGCAACAGCCGCTACGCGCTGGGCTCTTCGAGATAGGTGTAGCCCTCGAGCCCGTTCTCGTAGAAGCGCAGGAAATGCCGCGCCTCCGCCGCCGTGATCTTCCCGCGCTTCACGGCCTTCTCCACGTCCTTGCGCATCCGGTCGGTGAGCTTCTCGGCGTTGTACTGGACGTAGTTCAGCACCTCCGTCACGGTGTCGCCCTTCACAACGGAGTCGATGCTCGGGGTGCCGTCCTCTTCCATCGACACGTGAACCGCGTGCGTGTCCCCGAGCAGGTTGTGGAGGTCGCCGAGGATCTCCTGGTACGCGCCCAGGAGGAACGCCCCCAGGTAGTACGGCTCGTTGGCGTTGTGCGGGTGCAGTTCGAGCGTGTTGCGCACGTCGCGCAGGTCGATGAACTGGTCCACCTTGCCGTCGGAGTCGCAGGTGATGTCGCCCAGCACCCCGCGCCGGGTCGGCGGCTCAGTGAGCCGGTGGATCGGCATAATCGGGAAGAGCTGCTTGATGGCCCACGAGTCGGGCATGCTCTGGAACACCGAAAAGTTGCAGAAGTAGGTGTCCGAGAGCATGTTGTCGAGGCCGTTCAGCTCCTCCGGGACGTAGTCCAGGTCGCGGACGATCCGCTGGAGCTTCCGCCCGAACGCCCAGAACAGCCGCTCCGCCAGCGCCCGCAGCTCGATGGTGAGGTGGCCCAGGTTGAAGAGCGACAGCGTCTTCTCCATCTGGTCCACGGCGTCGTGGTAGAACTCGATGAAGTTCTTCTTGTTCAGCTCCTTGTAGTTGCTGAACAGGTCGCGGATCGGTTCGGGGGCGTCGTCCGGGAGCGTGTCCGGGGCGGTACACTTGTCGAAGTCGCTGGTGCCGAGCACATCGAACACCAGCACCGAGTGGTACGCGACCAGCGCCCGGCCGCTCTCGGAGATGATCGCGGGGTGCGGCACCCCGGCCTCGTCGCACACCGACTTGATCCGGTACACCACGTCGTTCGCGTACTCCTGCAGCGTGTAGTTCATGCTGCTCTCGAACGCGGTCTGCGAGCCGTCGTAGTCGATGCCCAGCCCGCCGCCGACGTCGATGTACTTGAGCCCGGCGCCGAGCCGGCACAGTTCCACGTAGATGCGAGCCGCTTCGGACAGCGCGTCCTTCACCTTGCGGATGTCGGACACCTGCGAGCCCATGTGGAAGTGGGTCATCTGCAGGCAGTCGCCGAGGCCCTTGCTCTTGAGGAACTCGTAGGCTTCGAGCACCTCCGTCAGCGTGAGCCCGAACTTCGACCGGTACCCGGCCGAGCCGCGCCACCGGCCGCTGCCGCGCGACGCGAGCTTCACCCGCACGCCGATGGGCTGCCGGACGCCCAGCTCCTCCATGTACTTGACGATCAGTTCCAGTTCGGTGAACTTCTCGACAACGGGGATGATGTTCTTCCCGATCTTCCGGGACATCACCACCATCTTGATGAACTCGTCGTCCTTGAACCCGTTGCAGATGATCGGCGTGTCCACGCCGTTGGTCAGCGCGAGCACCGCGAGCAGTTCGGGCTTGCTGCCGGCTTCGAGGCCGAAGTTGTAGTCCTTCCCGAAGCTCAGCACCTCCTCGACCACGTGCCGCTGCTGGTTCACCTTGATCGGGTACACGCAGTGGTACTCGCCGGCGTAGCCGTACTCCTTGCGGGACCTCTCGAACGCGCCGGCGATCTCGCCGATCCGGTGCTGGAGGATGTCCGTGAACCGCAGCAGCAGGGGCGGCTCGATGCCGCGGGTGCGGATCTGGTCGACGAGGTCCTTGAGGTCGATCGCGCGGTCGGTGTTCTTGTCGGGGTGGACGGTGACGTGCCCCTGCTTGTTGATGCCGAAGTAGCCCTTACCCCAGTTCTTGACCCCGTAGGTCTCGAACGCGTCGTGGAGCTTCCAGGCCGGGTTCAGGTCGGACGAGTCGGGGCGCTTGGCCATCAGGGTGTGCCTTTCCCGCGGGAGCGGGCGAGTAAGTGGACGACAGCGCGACAGCGCGATTGTCCCATCTTACGTCGCGCGCCCCGGGGTGCAACGCCTCTTGAAACGGGACGGGCGAGGCGCCGCGCTCAGTCGCCCAGCTCCCGGAAGATGCGATCGAACTGCGGGGCCGCCTGGAGGAACGCCTCGCGCAGCCCGGGGTCGAACTGGCCCTCCGATTTCTCGGTGATCACGAGCACCGCCGTGTGGTGTGACAGGGCGGGCTTGTACACGAGCCGGCTCCGCATCGCGTCGTACACGTCCGCGAACGCCACCAGCCGGGCGACCAGCGGGATGCCCTCGCCCGACAGCCGGTCCGGGTACCCGCTCCCGTCCCAGCGCTCGTGGTGCCCCCGCGCGATGTCGATCGCCACGTGCAAGAAGCCGGTCGCGAACGGGTGCTGACGGGCCACCTCGCGGAGCGTGTCCGCCCCGATGGTGGTGTGGGCCTCCATCAGCGTGCGCTCGCCCTCGTCGAGCCGGCCGGGCTTGTTCAGGATGTGGTCCGGCAGCGCCGCCTTGCCGATGTCGTGGAGCGGCACCGCGTCCTCGAGCACCCGGATGAAGGTGGCGTCGATCTGGGGCGCGTAGGCGGGCAGGGCGGCGGCCCCCTCGGCGAGGGCGCGGCAGTACCGCTGGAGCCGCTGCAAGTGCCGGCCGCTCTCCGCGGACCGGTGCTCGACCAGCTTCGCGAGCGCGAGCACCAGCCCGTTGCGGGCGCGGAGCAACTCGCCGTCGCGGGCCTCAAGGGCCTGCTCCAGTTCGGCGTTGACGGTGAGCAGCTCGCGGTTCAGCACGTCCGCGCGGTCCTGTGCGTCCTTCAGGCGCAGCGCGGCCTTAACCCGGGCGCGGAGCTGCACCACGCTGAACGGCTTGGTGAGGAAGTCGTCGGCGCCGGCCAGCATGATGCGCGACAGCTCGTCGCCGCTGGCGGCCCCGGAGAACATCACCACCTTCAGGTGCCGGGTGGGCTGGCGCTGGCGCAGCCGGCGCAACACCTCCTCGCCGCTGAACCCGGGCAGGTCCACGTCCAACAGGACCAAGTCGTAGGCCTTTTGACACGCCAGCGCGACCGCGTCCGGGCCGTTACCGACCTCCTCGCACTGGAGCCCCTCGGCCCCGAGCGCGACCCGACACAGCCGGCGGATGTCTATCTGATCGTCGACGATAAGAACGCGCCCCGGCGAGGTGTGCGTGGTCGCGCACGGGCCGCTGTCCGCAGACGCCCGCGCGCCGCCGGGGGGTGGGGTGAGCGGCCCCTGCGCACGGGCGGGCAGAGCGCCCGCGCTCGCCGGGAGGAACGCGAGCAGCGCCCGCATCGCGGCCTCGGCCGTCGGGTACCGCTGCGCGGGCTCCGCGGCCATCATCCGGCTCACCACCGCGTCGAGCCCGGCGGGCACCTCGGGCCGCAACGCCCGGGCGCTGGGCGTGGGGCCGAACGCGGCCGTCACGCTCGAAAACGGGGCCTGGCCGGTGAGCGCGAAGTAGAGCGTGCAGCCGAGCCCGAAGACGTCGGCCCGGGCGTCCACGTCGTGCGCGTTGCGGGCCTGTTCGGGCGCCATGTACCCGACCGTGCCGAGCTGCGCGCCGGTGCGGGTGATGCGCTCCTCCCCGGGCAGCCGCGCGAGCCCGAAGTCGAGCAGCTTGGCCTGCCCGTCGGGCGTGACCAGCACGTTGGACGGCTTGATGTCGCGGTGGACGAGTTTCAGCCGGTGCGCTTCGATCAGCGCGTCGGCGATCTGGTGCGCGATCTGGCACGCGAACCCGACGGACAGCGGGGCCGCCGCGGCGACGCGCTCCAGGTCCGCCCCCGCGAGAAACTCCATCACGAAGTACGGCAGCGCCGGAACGTCCGGGCCGCGGGCCGGCTCCTCCCCGGCGTCGATCGCGGCGACGATGTTGGGGTGCTTGAGCTGCCCGACGGCGCGGGCCTCGAGAAAGAACCGCGCGAGCATCCGCGGGTTCACCTCCGGCGACGGCTGCAGCACCTTCACCGCGACGACCGTACGCAACTGCCGGTGCTCGGCGCGGTACACCACGCCCATGCCGCCGGTGCCGATCCGATCGAGTAACCGGTAGTTGCCGAGGGTGAGGCCGTGGAGACGGCCGGTGCGCACGCGGGCGGCCTGGAACTCGGTGAGCAGGCGGGTGCGAACGAGTTGATCGAGCAGGGCGGCGGCGGAGGGCGCGTGATCGACGGCGAACCGGTCCGCGGCGTCAAGCGCCTCGTAGCTCTCGTTCGCCACAACCCCGCTGGCGAGCAGTTCGCGCAACAGGGCGGTCGGGTCGGTGTCTCGCATGGGGGGCAACAGCGCGGCAACCGAGCGCGGGAAGACGGAAGTACCCACGGCTGACGACTCCATGTGAGCCGGTGTGCGATCCGTCGCGCGGAGCAGTCGAACCTCGCGCCCGCCGCACCCAAAAACGGGCCGCGCGTCACGAGTTCAGTTATCGCATGATTCTAAGCCGAATTTGCCCTAGCAACAGAGATCTTCGGCGAAAAGCGCATAATCCCTCCCTCCGGAGTAAGGGAACTCAACCGCTTTACGCAGAATTCGCGCCTAACCGGAGTGACCGCTTGTGACCCGCCAAGAGTTTACTCCTGCGGGCTGGTGCTGCGTGTGAAGCTACCGCAACTTCAGTTGCTTGAAGAGGTCTTCGGTCCAGGTGCGGTGGGCGGACGAGAGCGGCACATCGGGCGGCGGCGGGCTCTTGTAATCAATTTGGCCGGCAAAGCTCCCGAGGTCGTAGGCACGACCGAAAGCGGCCTGCAAGTCGAGCAGCGCGTCGCGGTCGTCGGCCGCGAGCGGGAGCTTGAACTTCGGCAGCTTCTTCTGGAGCGTCGCGGTGTAAATCTCGTACCGGTCCGGGGCGTTCGAGCGTGTCACCGTGACCGCGTAGTCGTACTCCGGCAGACCGTCGCGCGAGTACGTGAGCAGCGGCTTACCCTGTAACACAATGTCGATTTCGACAACCCCGGCCCGTTGCGCCAGGGCCTGCTGACGGGCGTGGAGGTACGCGGCGCGCCCGGCGGGGGTGGTTTTGTTCGCGGGGCACACCACTTCGAGCAGCGTCACCAGCTTGCCATCGGAGCGGTTGCGGATCTCAATGAACTCCTCCGCGAACTCCTCACGGACGATGGAAGTGAACAGCGGCATCTCGGAGGTGTAGGTGCGGGTGCCGACGCGGGCGCGGTAACGGTCCACAAGACCCGGGAGGAGAATTTGGTACAGGCACGCGAGGAGTTGGTGCTGGAACGCGGGCCAGAGTTTCGGCGTTTCGAGGTACGGGTCCATGCCAGGAAACGGGCTGGGCATTGCGGTGATCTCCGTGTGGCACCGGTTCCAGTCCCGGGGTGCGTTCCGACCCCAGGCGGCTCGACGGCACCGAGTGAGTTGTGGCTCCTGTGCATTGTAGCGGCTGGGGGGCGGCGGCGCGAAGTGCGGATGCCCGAACTTACTCTTACCGCCGTTGATGTTCCACGTGGAACGCTATCTCATTGTTATTATCTTTCCGGCACGAGTGATTTTGACGAATTTGTATCGGGCGGCCGCCGTTTGCTCCGCGCCGCACGCGCGTTAACATCATCGTCTCTGGTCCGCTCCGTCACACGCCGAAGGCGCGATCGTCATGTTGCGGGTGTTGCTGCTCGGGGTTGGTACGGTCTGGAGTTTCCCGGCCCGCGCGGGCGACGAAACGGCGGCCGTTCAGTTCGTTGAAAAGTCGGGCGGGCGGGTGTTCCTATCGGACGGTGCGGTAACCGGAGTCGACCTGTCTGGCGCGAAGACGTTTACCGATGCCGGGCTCAAGGAACTCAGCTTGTTCGCCGGTCTGACGAACCTCAACCTCACTAACACTCAGGTAACGGACGCCGCGTTAAAAGACGTGGCCCGGTTCCCGAAGTTGACCGTTCTCAACGTCTCCTACACACAGATCACGGACGAAGGGTTGAGGGAAATTGCAGGCCTGACGGAGCTGACGGACCTCGTCCTCGATTACACGAAGGTGTCTGGCAGCGGCCTCAAACACCTGGCGGCCCTGACCAAACTGAGGACACTCTCACTCGGCTCAAAAATTGTAACTGATGCCGGGCTGAGGGGACTGGTCGGGGTGCGCGGGCTCCGCCAACTCGACCTACGAGAGACCAGCGTCACCGACGCGGGACTGAAAGAAATCGCTCCGCTCTCGGAACTCAAAACCCTCATGCTGGTGAACGCGCCGGTGACCGGCCCCGGCCTCAAGGACCTCGCGCTCCTGACCAAGTTGCAGTTCTTGTTCCTGAGCGGGACGCGAATCACCGGTGACGGGTTGAGCGAACTGACCGGCCTCAAGAGCCTCAGGTTACTTGAACTCGGAGGCACGCCGCTCACGGACGCGGGGCTGAAACAGTTGGCCGGGTTCGACACGCTCGGCCACCTCGGCTTGTCCAACACCAAGGTCACCGGCGCGGGGCTGAAAGAACTTGCCGCCCTCAAGCAGTTATCCGGACTCGACCTCGGCTCCACAAAAATCACTGACGCGGATCTGAAAGAAATCGCGGCACTCACGAACCTCACCGGGCTCACGATGCGCGACACACCAGTAACGGACGCCGGCGTCCGCAACCTGGCCCCGTTAACCAAACTTCGGCGCCTAAATCTGACGCACACGAAGGTGACGAACGCGTGCGCGAAGACACTCGCCACGTTCAAGCACTTAACCAGCGTTGATTTGCACCAAACCGACGTGACCGAAGAGGGAGGGAAAGAACTCAAAGCGGCACTGCCGAATTGCCAATTCATCATCAGCCAGCGGAAGTAGGGCCGCGGGGCGGTGGTCTGTGCCCCGCCCCACGGGGCCGGTCAATCCTGCGGGTACAGCGCGGTGCTGAGGTACCGCTCGCCGAGGTCCGGCAGCACCACCACGATCACCTTCCCGGCGTTCTCGGGGCGGTGGGCGATTTTCACCGCCGCGTGGGCCGCGGCGCCGCACGAGATGCCGCACAGCATCCCTTCTTCTTTCGCGAGCCGCCGGCCCATCTCGAAAGCTTCGTCGTCGGTCACCTGAACGACCTCGTCGATGATCGCGGTGTTCAGCACGTCCGGCACGAACCCGGCGCCGATGCCCTGGATCTTGTGCGGCCCCAGCGGCTTCACCTGGTCCTTCGGCACCCCTTGAACGATGTGCTGCGTCAGAACCGGGCTTTGCGTCGGTTCGACGGCGATACACTTCACCGACGGCTTGCGCGACTTCAGCACCTCGCCGCACCCGGTGATCGTCCCGCCGGTACCGACGCCCGACACCAAAATGTCGATCGTTCCGCCGGTCGCGCGCCAGATCTCCTCGGCCGTCGTGCGGCGGTGGACATCGGGGTTCGCCGGGTTCTTGAACTGCTGCGGGATGAACGCCTTCGGCTCGCCGCCCGCTTCCTGGAACATTTCCATCGCCTTCGACACGGCGCCTTTCATTCCCAGCTCGCGTGGCGTCAGGACGAGTGTGGCGCCGAGCGCCTTCAGGAGGCGCTGGCGCTCCAACGACATGCTTTCGGGCATCGCCACCGCGAGTTTGTAACCCCGTGCAGCGCACGTGAACGCGAGACCGATACCGGTGTTACCGCTCGTCGGTTCAACGATGAGCGTGTTCGGCCCGATCTTGCCGGCTTTCTCCGCGGCGTCGATCATCGCCACCCCGATGCGGTCCTTCACCGACCACAACGGGTTGAAGTTCTCCAGCTTACCGATCACCGTGGCTTTCGCGTCACCCACTACCTTCCGAAGGCGGATGCACGGAGTGTTCCCGAACGTCTGCGTGATGTCGTCGTAAACGTGACCGCGAAAGGTGGTATCGGTGGCCATTGAAGGTTCCCCCCGCTCGAAGAGTCAGAATGCTGAGTCAGGTTCTATTGTATCGGGAAATGTAAGCTCGCGAAGAAGCGCGGGCGTGCGAAATCGCCCTCAGCCGGTGACAGTCAGTTCTGCCTTCGGGTCACAGTCGAGCAGCGCGGCGTAATCGGGAATCTGATGAGAGGCGTGTGCGCGTGGTACAGGGCACCGCCGCAAAGGGTTAACGTTACAGGGCGCCAAGCACTATTGAGCCGAGAGCGGGCCGAAATTCCGGAGTAGTGTAACTTTCCGACGGAGAATTGTTCGCTCCGGAAACTTGTTGTACCGTATCGGGACCGCCGGCACCACCAACACGCCCGAGAACGAGCCGATGAGCGCGCCCGAGTACGTTCGCGTCCCGTGTTCCGAGTGCCAAGCCAACGTCAAGGTTGAAACGGCCGACCTCGGCGAGTGGGTTACTTGTCCGAAGTGCGATCAGGACTTTGTCGCGAAAGACCCAAACGCACCGAAACCGAAGCCGAAGGCACGCCCGGTTGCGCGAAGCGATGACGACGACCGCCCGCGCCGTGGCAAAAGTCGTGGCCCCGCCAACGACTTCGACTTCGACCGCGCGGTGGGCGAAGAGGACGATGAAGATGACCGCCCGCGCCGCCGTGGGCCGCGCCCGGGAACGTGCCCGAATTGCGGGAACCGCCGATCCACAAAGGTGTCATTCACGTGGTGGGGCGGGCTCATCGGGCCAGCGATCTTTGGATTGGTGTCCTGCACCCGGTGCCGCACGCAGTACATGAAGAACAGCGGCCAAAAGCTCGGGGTGCTTCAAATCGGCTTGTACTCTCTGGCCGTCTTTGCGATCGGCGTGGGCGTATTTTTCGCCCTTCAGTTCGCCGC belongs to Gemmata obscuriglobus and includes:
- a CDS encoding serine hydrolase domain-containing protein; the protein is MLCRRPAFAAAVLVSLTLLLGTFPTGLRADEAKPDPTLTRQIAAVRDAHKVPALWAGLVEGEALVAVAAVGVRKVGADDSVTAADRVHIGSDTKAMTATLLAVLIEQKKLSWSSTVGEVLPDLKGKIHDDYLGVTVSQLLAHEGGVVPNVLWWGTDRDKPVRDQRAALLPVILKNAPADKPGTKFVYSNASYVVAGAMAEAVADAPWEELMRERLFKPLKLASAGFGSPGKKGATEQPWGHKPAKDGFEPTQFDNAPVIGPAGTVHLSLPDWAKFASAHLRGAQGKGTFLKPETFAKLHTPAEGFRYAGGWGVNKDANLSHDGSNSFWYSRVRLVPKQNVAFLVVTNAGGDEAQKAVAAAEKVLIEYARERAAKK
- the speA gene encoding biosynthetic arginine decarboxylase encodes the protein MAKRPDSSDLNPAWKLHDAFETYGVKNWGKGYFGINKQGHVTVHPDKNTDRAIDLKDLVDQIRTRGIEPPLLLRFTDILQHRIGEIAGAFERSRKEYGYAGEYHCVYPIKVNQQRHVVEEVLSFGKDYNFGLEAGSKPELLAVLALTNGVDTPIICNGFKDDEFIKMVVMSRKIGKNIIPVVEKFTELELIVKYMEELGVRQPIGVRVKLASRGSGRWRGSAGYRSKFGLTLTEVLEAYEFLKSKGLGDCLQMTHFHMGSQVSDIRKVKDALSEAARIYVELCRLGAGLKYIDVGGGLGIDYDGSQTAFESSMNYTLQEYANDVVYRIKSVCDEAGVPHPAIISESGRALVAYHSVLVFDVLGTSDFDKCTAPDTLPDDAPEPIRDLFSNYKELNKKNFIEFYHDAVDQMEKTLSLFNLGHLTIELRALAERLFWAFGRKLQRIVRDLDYVPEELNGLDNMLSDTYFCNFSVFQSMPDSWAIKQLFPIMPIHRLTEPPTRRGVLGDITCDSDGKVDQFIDLRDVRNTLELHPHNANEPYYLGAFLLGAYQEILGDLHNLLGDTHAVHVSMEEDGTPSIDSVVKGDTVTEVLNYVQYNAEKLTDRMRKDVEKAVKRGKITAAEARHFLRFYENGLEGYTYLEEPSA
- a CDS encoding protein kinase domain-containing protein, with protein sequence MGTSVFPRSVAALLPPMRDTDPTALLRELLASGVVANESYEALDAADRFAVDHAPSAAALLDQLVRTRLLTEFQAARVRTGRLHGLTLGNYRLLDRIGTGGMGVVYRAEHRQLRTVVAVKVLQPSPEVNPRMLARFFLEARAVGQLKHPNIVAAIDAGEEPARGPDVPALPYFVMEFLAGADLERVAAAAPLSVGFACQIAHQIADALIEAHRLKLVHRDIKPSNVLVTPDGQAKLLDFGLARLPGEERITRTGAQLGTVGYMAPEQARNAHDVDARADVFGLGCTLYFALTGQAPFSSVTAAFGPTPSARALRPEVPAGLDAVVSRMMAAEPAQRYPTAEAAMRALLAFLPASAGALPARAQGPLTPPPGGARASADSGPCATTHTSPGRVLIVDDQIDIRRLCRVALGAEGLQCEEVGNGPDAVALACQKAYDLVLLDVDLPGFSGEEVLRRLRQRQPTRHLKVVMFSGAASGDELSRIMLAGADDFLTKPFSVVQLRARVKAALRLKDAQDRADVLNRELLTVNAELEQALEARDGELLRARNGLVLALAKLVEHRSAESGRHLQRLQRYCRALAEGAAALPAYAPQIDATFIRVLEDAVPLHDIGKAALPDHILNKPGRLDEGERTLMEAHTTIGADTLREVARQHPFATGFLHVAIDIARGHHERWDGSGYPDRLSGEGIPLVARLVAFADVYDAMRSRLVYKPALSHHTAVLVITEKSEGQFDPGLREAFLQAAPQFDRIFRELGD
- a CDS encoding DUF4058 family protein, which produces MPSPFPGMDPYLETPKLWPAFQHQLLACLYQILLPGLVDRYRARVGTRTYTSEMPLFTSIVREEFAEEFIEIRNRSDGKLVTLLEVVCPANKTTPAGRAAYLHARQQALAQRAGVVEIDIVLQGKPLLTYSRDGLPEYDYAVTVTRSNAPDRYEIYTATLQKKLPKFKLPLAADDRDALLDLQAAFGRAYDLGSFAGQIDYKSPPPPDVPLSSAHRTWTEDLFKQLKLR
- a CDS encoding leucine-rich repeat domain-containing protein, with amino-acid sequence MLRVLLLGVGTVWSFPARAGDETAAVQFVEKSGGRVFLSDGAVTGVDLSGAKTFTDAGLKELSLFAGLTNLNLTNTQVTDAALKDVARFPKLTVLNVSYTQITDEGLREIAGLTELTDLVLDYTKVSGSGLKHLAALTKLRTLSLGSKIVTDAGLRGLVGVRGLRQLDLRETSVTDAGLKEIAPLSELKTLMLVNAPVTGPGLKDLALLTKLQFLFLSGTRITGDGLSELTGLKSLRLLELGGTPLTDAGLKQLAGFDTLGHLGLSNTKVTGAGLKELAALKQLSGLDLGSTKITDADLKEIAALTNLTGLTMRDTPVTDAGVRNLAPLTKLRRLNLTHTKVTNACAKTLATFKHLTSVDLHQTDVTEEGGKELKAALPNCQFIISQRK
- the cysK gene encoding cysteine synthase A, coding for MATDTTFRGHVYDDITQTFGNTPCIRLRKVVGDAKATVIGKLENFNPLWSVKDRIGVAMIDAAEKAGKIGPNTLIVEPTSGNTGIGLAFTCAARGYKLAVAMPESMSLERQRLLKALGATLVLTPRELGMKGAVSKAMEMFQEAGGEPKAFIPQQFKNPANPDVHRRTTAEEIWRATGGTIDILVSGVGTGGTITGCGEVLKSRKPSVKCIAVEPTQSPVLTQHIVQGVPKDQVKPLGPHKIQGIGAGFVPDVLNTAIIDEVVQVTDDEAFEMGRRLAKEEGMLCGISCGAAAHAAVKIAHRPENAGKVIVVVLPDLGERYLSTALYPQD